A section of the Brevinematales bacterium genome encodes:
- a CDS encoding arabinogalactan endo-1,4-beta-galactosidase, producing MRIFVILLSFFFVFGCVDFTSRQNISKGVARFRSKVFFKGADVSWLPQMEQSGFVFYNFSGSKMDLLDILKENGMNTIRLRTWVNPSNDPINGHCSVDETVDMAVRVKKKGLYLMINFHYSDSWADPSKQYKPKNWQDLTFDQLKTKVYEYTKDVMIKLASRGIYPEFVQIGNEINSGMLWPDGSYTNFSNLAELIKFGVRAVREVSPKTLVVIHLAKGHDVELFKWFFGNLNRYFTDYDVIGMSYYPYWAGDWRKTLPMLISNMNEMVRLYRKYVMVVETGHFYYREDETYDILVSLINGVRSVIGKKGIGVLYWEPQGAEIWSGYSMSIWKNDGKPTKALKAFRD from the coding sequence ATGAGAATTTTTGTGATTTTGTTATCTTTCTTTTTTGTTTTTGGATGTGTTGATTTTACTAGTAGACAAAATATCTCTAAAGGAGTAGCAAGATTTAGAAGTAAAGTATTTTTCAAAGGAGCTGATGTTTCTTGGCTTCCACAGATGGAACAAAGTGGGTTTGTGTTTTACAATTTTAGTGGTAGTAAAATGGATTTACTCGACATACTCAAGGAAAATGGAATGAATACAATACGGTTGCGTACGTGGGTTAATCCGAGTAATGATCCTATCAATGGACATTGTAGTGTTGATGAAACTGTTGATATGGCAGTTAGAGTTAAGAAAAAGGGTTTATATTTGATGATAAACTTTCATTATAGTGATAGTTGGGCTGATCCATCAAAGCAGTATAAACCCAAAAATTGGCAAGATCTTACTTTTGATCAATTAAAAACTAAAGTTTATGAATACACAAAGGATGTTATGATTAAACTTGCTAGTAGGGGTATTTATCCAGAGTTTGTGCAAATTGGTAATGAGATAAATTCTGGTATGTTGTGGCCTGATGGTAGTTATACAAACTTTTCAAATTTAGCAGAACTTATAAAATTTGGAGTGAGAGCAGTCAGAGAGGTAAGTCCTAAAACATTAGTAGTTATACATCTTGCGAAAGGGCATGATGTAGAGCTATTTAAGTGGTTTTTCGGTAATCTTAATAGATATTTTACAGACTACGATGTGATAGGTATGTCTTATTATCCTTATTGGGCTGGAGATTGGAGAAAAACTTTGCCTATGCTTATATCTAATATGAATGAAATGGTTAGATTGTACAGAAAATATGTTATGGTTGTAGAGACAGGACACTTTTATTACAGAGAAGATGAAACTTATGATATTTTAGTATCTTTGATAAATGGTGTTAGAAGTGTGATTGGTAAGAAAGGAATAGGGGTTTTGTATTGGGAACCTCAAGGAGCAGAAATATGGAGTGGATATTCTATGAGTATTTGGAAAAATGATGGTAAACCTACTAAGGCTTTAAAGGCGTTTAGAGATTAG
- a CDS encoding phosphoribosylanthranilate isomerase, with protein sequence MKIKFCGFRRIEDVKFALSLGVDLIGFIFFKGSKRFISPEEFVNISREVKGNFVGVFVDEDIEKVYNTYKTYDLYAVQLHGNEDEDYVKKLSSQDIKIIKAFRLKDKDSVDIINSYPSEYVLVDAYVEGNYGGTGKQINLDLLDYLFTKIKTKKIFLSGGINKDNISRIIKLFGRYLYGIDLSSGIEESPGIKNHKLMRETYDTFKSCLNQLNI encoded by the coding sequence ATGAAGATAAAGTTCTGTGGTTTCAGAAGGATAGAAGATGTAAAATTTGCACTAAGTCTTGGAGTTGACCTAATAGGGTTTATATTCTTCAAAGGTAGCAAGAGGTTTATCAGCCCTGAAGAATTTGTGAATATTTCTAGAGAAGTAAAAGGTAACTTTGTTGGCGTTTTTGTTGATGAAGATATTGAAAAGGTATACAACACTTATAAGACTTACGATCTTTACGCAGTACAACTACACGGAAATGAAGATGAAGATTATGTAAAAAAACTTTCAAGCCAAGATATTAAAATAATAAAAGCATTTAGGTTAAAAGACAAAGACTCTGTAGATATCATAAATAGCTATCCAAGTGAATACGTACTAGTTGACGCTTATGTTGAAGGGAATTATGGTGGAACAGGGAAACAGATTAACCTTGATCTACTAGATTATCTTTTCACAAAAATAAAAACAAAGAAAATATTTCTATCAGGTGGCATAAACAAAGATAACATAAGTAGAATTATCAAACTCTTTGGTAGATACCTCTACGGCATTGATCTATCAAGCGGAATAGAAGAATCTCCTGGCATTAAAAACCATAAACTCATGAGAGAAACCTACGATACATTCAAAAGTTGTCTAAACCAACTAAATATTTAA
- the purQ gene encoding phosphoribosylformylglycinamidine synthase subunit PurQ, producing the protein MKKVGVVVFPGVNCDIDTYNVLKNVIGVNVRYVWHTETDLSDLTAIVLPGGFSYGDYLRAGGLARFSPVMSEIKKMADKGYPVLGICNGFQILVEAGLLPGAFLRNKTLRFICKYQTIKVFNNQTIFTHKYKLNQILTIPIAHGEGNYYLTEDDIKSVLDNEQIAFQYSDKFGVVNENTNPNGSVYNIAGIFNKTKNVLGMMPHPERASESILGSIDGKYILEGLC; encoded by the coding sequence ATGAAGAAAGTAGGAGTTGTAGTTTTTCCAGGAGTGAATTGTGACATTGATACCTATAATGTACTCAAGAATGTTATAGGAGTAAATGTTAGGTATGTGTGGCATACTGAGACTGATTTATCTGATCTAACGGCAATTGTTTTACCTGGAGGGTTTTCATATGGAGATTATCTACGAGCAGGTGGACTTGCTAGGTTTTCTCCTGTAATGTCGGAGATTAAGAAAATGGCTGATAAAGGATACCCAGTTCTTGGTATATGTAATGGGTTTCAAATACTAGTTGAGGCAGGATTGTTACCAGGTGCTTTTTTGAGAAACAAAACATTAAGGTTTATTTGTAAGTATCAAACTATAAAGGTTTTTAATAATCAGACAATATTTACTCATAAGTACAAACTCAATCAGATTCTAACGATACCTATAGCGCACGGTGAAGGAAACTATTACTTAACAGAAGATGACATAAAATCTGTACTGGATAATGAACAAATAGCATTTCAATATTCAGATAAGTTTGGTGTTGTTAATGAAAATACAAATCCAAATGGCTCTGTGTATAACATAGCAGGTATTTTCAACAAAACTAAAAATGTACTTGGTATGATGCCACATCCAGAAAGAGCTTCTGAAAGTATTCTAGGTTCAATAGATGGTAAATACATTCTAGAAGGACTGTGTTAA
- the ilvB gene encoding biosynthetic-type acetolactate synthase large subunit, which yields MKLSGSKILLESLKKEGATKVFGYPGGAILPTFDELYREKDISVYLVRHEQNAAFAADGYARVSGRPGTAIVTSGPGATNTVTGIASAYMDSIPIVVFTGQVSTSLIGSDAFQEVDTTGITRPITKWNRIVKRVEELAWTVKAAYHIASTGRPGPVVVDLPKDVQVMEADFKYPEQIDIKSYKPQYKGHPIQIKKAVEVIKKAKRPIIYCGGGVILSNASKELVELAEKLNAPVTTTLMALGAIDSNHPLNLGMLGMHGSVATNYAVSNCDVLIAVGARFDDRVTGKVETFAPNAVKIHIDIDPSSISKNVVVDVPIVGDVREVLKDLIPLVDRLDTEEWINQIREWQKEHPLRYKYSDTVIKPQYLMEVLSDVTYGKAIITADVGQHLMWAAQYCKFKYPRTWLCSGGLGAMGYAFPAGIGAKVAKPDVEVIAIVGDGAFQMSLQDLASVSEYNLAVKIVIVNNFYLGMVRQWQELFYGRRYSSVFLGVSENKYIPDFVKLADAYGIKALRVEKPSELKVAINEMLSHNGPFILDVWVEKEENVLPMVPAGRGLMEMIEAMA from the coding sequence ATGAAGTTATCTGGTTCTAAGATTCTTTTGGAATCTCTAAAGAAAGAAGGAGCTACAAAAGTATTTGGATATCCAGGAGGAGCAATATTGCCAACGTTTGACGAACTTTATAGAGAGAAAGATATAAGTGTTTATCTTGTTAGACATGAGCAGAATGCTGCTTTTGCTGCGGATGGATATGCTAGAGTTAGTGGTAGACCTGGTACTGCGATTGTTACAAGTGGGCCTGGTGCTACTAATACTGTTACTGGTATAGCAAGTGCTTACATGGATTCGATACCTATAGTCGTTTTTACTGGACAGGTATCTACATCTTTGATAGGTAGTGATGCATTTCAAGAAGTTGATACTACTGGGATTACTAGACCTATTACAAAGTGGAATAGAATAGTTAAAAGAGTTGAAGAATTAGCATGGACGGTAAAAGCAGCTTATCATATAGCTAGTACTGGTAGACCTGGCCCTGTTGTAGTTGATTTGCCTAAAGATGTTCAAGTGATGGAAGCTGATTTTAAGTATCCAGAGCAAATAGATATAAAGAGTTATAAGCCTCAATACAAGGGGCACCCAATACAGATAAAGAAAGCTGTTGAGGTTATAAAAAAAGCAAAGAGACCTATAATATATTGTGGTGGGGGAGTCATATTATCAAATGCTTCTAAAGAACTTGTTGAGTTAGCTGAAAAACTAAATGCACCTGTTACTACTACACTAATGGCATTGGGGGCTATTGATTCTAATCATCCTCTTAACCTAGGTATGTTAGGTATGCATGGTAGTGTTGCCACTAATTATGCTGTTAGTAACTGTGATGTTCTTATAGCTGTAGGTGCTAGGTTTGATGACAGAGTTACAGGTAAAGTTGAAACTTTTGCTCCTAATGCTGTTAAGATACACATAGATATAGATCCTTCTTCAATAAGTAAGAATGTTGTTGTTGATGTACCTATAGTAGGCGATGTAAGAGAAGTTTTAAAGGATTTGATACCTTTAGTTGACAGACTTGACACCGAAGAATGGATAAACCAAATAAGGGAGTGGCAGAAAGAGCATCCTTTGAGATATAAATACAGTGATACCGTTATTAAACCCCAGTATTTAATGGAGGTTTTATCTGATGTAACATACGGTAAAGCTATAATAACGGCTGATGTAGGGCAACATCTTATGTGGGCTGCTCAATATTGCAAGTTTAAATATCCTAGAACATGGTTATGTTCTGGTGGTCTCGGTGCTATGGGATATGCATTCCCGGCTGGTATAGGTGCAAAAGTTGCTAAGCCTGATGTAGAAGTAATAGCAATTGTTGGTGATGGAGCGTTTCAGATGAGTCTTCAGGATCTTGCCTCTGTGTCTGAATATAACCTTGCTGTTAAGATAGTTATAGTCAATAACTTCTACTTGGGTATGGTTAGACAGTGGCAAGAGCTATTCTATGGTAGAAGATATTCGTCTGTATTTTTGGGAGTTTCTGAAAATAAGTATATTCCTGATTTTGTTAAACTTGCTGATGCTTATGGTATTAAAGCACTAAGAGTTGAAAAGCCTAGTGAATTAAAGGTTGCTATAAACGAAATGTTAAGTCATAATGGGCCTTTCATTTTGGATGTTTGGGTTGAAAAAGAAGAAAATGTTTTACCTATGGTTCCTGCTGGAAGAGGACTTATGGAAATGATAGAAGCTATGGCTTAG
- the dnaJ gene encoding molecular chaperone DnaJ, with the protein MSKMAKDYYEILGVPRNASKEEIKRAYRKLALKYHPDRNPGNKEAEEKFKEINEAYEVLSDDEKRKIYDLYGIEGLRGSTGYRNTGSTDTRYRWSDFGGFGTGVGFEDIFEDIFDSFFGTTTRRTSRSSYSTKETAPKRGDDIYIQIEVSLEEIYFGASKSVVIDKKETCSACNGIGTKNGRKPDTCPTCRGAGTVTVREGFFSLTTTCPTCKGTGYIIREYCNICNGIGTVNKKKTIEFKIPKGIEDGMMIRVKGEGNAGKNGGTPGDLYIVVKQKPHHFYTREGIDLKCEISIPFTKAILGGEIEIPSLDGKSIKVKIPEGTQPNDVLRVRGSGLEDDKGRRGDIYCKVNIKLPRVLNLRQKFLVEQLSKELGD; encoded by the coding sequence ATGAGTAAAATGGCAAAAGATTATTACGAAATACTTGGTGTTCCTAGAAATGCATCAAAAGAAGAAATAAAAAGAGCATATCGCAAATTAGCATTAAAATATCACCCTGATAGGAACCCAGGTAATAAAGAAGCCGAAGAGAAATTCAAGGAGATAAACGAAGCATACGAAGTCTTAAGCGATGATGAAAAAAGGAAAATATATGATCTTTATGGAATAGAAGGACTTAGAGGATCAACAGGATATAGAAATACAGGATCAACTGATACAAGATATAGGTGGAGTGACTTTGGTGGTTTTGGTACAGGAGTAGGTTTCGAAGATATATTTGAGGATATATTTGATTCATTTTTTGGAACTACCACAAGAAGAACTTCTAGATCTTCATATTCTACAAAAGAAACAGCTCCTAAAAGAGGAGATGATATATACATTCAAATCGAAGTATCCTTGGAAGAAATATACTTTGGCGCTTCTAAATCCGTTGTAATAGACAAAAAAGAAACATGCTCTGCTTGCAATGGAATAGGAACTAAAAACGGTAGAAAGCCTGACACATGCCCAACCTGTAGAGGTGCAGGAACAGTAACTGTACGAGAAGGGTTCTTTTCATTAACAACTACCTGCCCTACCTGTAAAGGGACAGGATATATAATAAGAGAATATTGTAACATATGTAATGGAATCGGTACCGTTAACAAGAAAAAAACAATAGAATTCAAAATACCCAAAGGTATAGAAGATGGCATGATGATAAGAGTAAAAGGTGAAGGTAATGCTGGAAAAAACGGAGGAACTCCTGGAGATCTGTACATAGTAGTAAAGCAAAAACCACACCATTTCTATACAAGAGAAGGAATAGATCTCAAGTGTGAAATATCAATACCTTTTACAAAAGCAATATTAGGCGGTGAAATAGAAATACCATCACTAGATGGTAAATCAATAAAGGTAAAAATACCCGAAGGTACCCAACCCAACGATGTACTAAGAGTTAGAGGATCTGGACTTGAAGACGATAAAGGTAGAAGAGGAGATATATACTGCAAGGTAAACATAAAATTACCTAGAGTACTCAACCTGAGACAAAAGTTTCTAGTAGAACAACTATCAAAAGAACTAGGAGATTAA
- a CDS encoding ABC transporter ATP-binding protein: MLLKVDDLVSGYGKIEVLKGVSLEVGFNEIVCILGANGAGKTTLVNTISGLIPARKGRINFGDEDITNLDAHIRVRLGLIQVPEGRKVFPRLTVLENLEMGAFVVNDIKFKKDMMDYVFSIFPILYERRFQKAGTLSGGEQQMLAIGRGMMSKPRLMMLDEPSMGLAVKVIDLIFKVIYDLKKSMSILLIEQNANKALEISDRGYVLETGKIVLSGNKGDLKTSDEVKKAYLG; this comes from the coding sequence ATGCTTTTAAAGGTAGATGATTTAGTTTCTGGATATGGTAAAATAGAAGTTTTGAAAGGAGTTTCATTGGAAGTGGGGTTTAATGAGATTGTTTGCATTCTAGGGGCTAATGGTGCTGGTAAGACAACACTTGTGAACACAATTTCAGGTTTGATCCCTGCTAGGAAAGGTAGAATAAATTTTGGAGATGAGGATATTACAAATTTAGACGCGCATATTAGAGTTAGGTTAGGACTTATACAGGTTCCTGAAGGCAGAAAAGTTTTTCCTAGACTTACAGTTTTAGAAAATCTTGAAATGGGAGCTTTTGTAGTTAATGATATTAAGTTTAAGAAAGATATGATGGATTATGTATTTTCGATATTTCCTATTTTGTATGAGAGAAGGTTTCAGAAAGCTGGTACGCTGAGTGGTGGAGAACAGCAAATGCTAGCAATAGGTAGGGGAATGATGTCAAAACCTCGCCTTATGATGTTAGACGAACCTTCTATGGGGTTAGCAGTGAAAGTAATAGATTTGATATTTAAAGTTATATATGATCTTAAGAAAAGCATGTCTATTTTACTTATAGAGCAAAACGCTAATAAAGCACTTGAGATATCAGATAGAGGATATGTTTTAGAGACTGGTAAGATTGTACTTTCTGGTAATAAAGGAGATCTCAAGACTTCGGATGAGGTCAAGAAGGCTTATCTTGGTTAA
- the thpR gene encoding RNA 2',3'-cyclic phosphodiesterase: MDRLFIAIDIPDNIKKLFSEITQNLNTLKAKTVPIENIHLTIKFIGETNKTNEIIECLKLVKQPNFIIFISSVGIFGNLYNPRVFWVGVERSDELKSLHQNIENKLLGLGISRDDREFSPHITLARFKIQPEIKKLEKLIEKYKNTTFGSFTVENFILYKSDLSNINPIYTKLGVFKIG, from the coding sequence ATGGACAGATTATTTATAGCTATTGACATACCAGATAACATAAAAAAACTATTTTCAGAGATAACTCAAAACCTCAATACACTAAAAGCCAAAACAGTTCCAATTGAAAATATACATTTAACAATCAAGTTCATAGGAGAAACAAACAAAACAAACGAAATCATAGAATGCCTAAAATTAGTAAAACAACCAAACTTCATAATTTTCATCAGTAGTGTCGGAATATTCGGAAATTTGTACAACCCTAGAGTCTTTTGGGTAGGAGTCGAAAGATCTGATGAACTAAAATCATTACATCAAAACATTGAAAATAAACTACTAGGATTAGGTATATCTAGAGATGATAGAGAATTTTCACCCCATATAACTCTAGCAAGATTTAAGATACAACCTGAAATAAAAAAGTTGGAGAAACTAATTGAAAAGTACAAAAATACAACTTTTGGATCTTTTACCGTAGAAAACTTTATACTCTACAAAAGTGACTTATCAAATATCAATCCAATATACACAAAATTAGGTGTATTCAAGATAGGATAA
- a CDS encoding dihydroorotase has translation MDEILIKGGRVFCFKNQINGEELDILIREKKIEKIGKNLPGNNVIDARGMLVFPGFIDLHVHLREPGYENKETITTGSMASAKGGITTIVAMANTNPKIDTPEVYFDVINRISRKAIINVIQSANATKGMEGKEISEMGLLKNLGCYIFTDDGKPVSDPKVMHRVLTYAKNFDVLIFEHPEEPSLSENGVINQGKKSFELGLQGIPRSSESIAVARNILLAQDTEANIHLQHISTKESIELVRWAKKKGIKITCEVTPHHLVLTEDNILSHLDTNKKMNPPLRTEEDRLALIEALKDGTIDIIATDHAPHTKFEKSLTLQEAPFGTIGLETALPILYTYLIKENHISLLDLVRLFSYNPSRILKLENKGHISVGSDADITIYNPNNETIITEEFFVSKSKNSCFIGMKIAGEVKYTIYKGRIVYPFS, from the coding sequence ATGGACGAAATCTTGATAAAGGGTGGAAGAGTTTTCTGCTTTAAAAACCAAATAAACGGTGAAGAACTGGATATTCTAATAAGAGAAAAGAAAATAGAAAAAATAGGTAAAAACTTACCTGGCAATAACGTAATAGATGCTAGAGGTATGCTTGTTTTTCCAGGCTTCATTGACTTACATGTTCATTTAAGAGAACCAGGGTACGAAAACAAGGAAACCATAACAACCGGTAGTATGGCTTCAGCAAAAGGTGGGATTACTACTATCGTTGCAATGGCAAACACAAATCCTAAAATTGATACTCCAGAAGTTTATTTCGATGTTATAAATAGGATATCCAGAAAGGCTATAATAAATGTAATACAGTCTGCAAATGCAACCAAAGGAATGGAAGGCAAAGAAATAAGCGAGATGGGACTTCTCAAAAATCTTGGATGTTATATCTTCACCGACGATGGTAAACCAGTTAGTGACCCAAAAGTAATGCATAGAGTTTTAACATATGCCAAAAACTTTGACGTACTTATATTCGAACATCCAGAAGAACCCTCGCTTTCAGAAAATGGAGTTATAAACCAAGGGAAAAAGTCTTTTGAATTAGGACTCCAAGGAATACCTAGGAGTAGTGAAAGTATAGCAGTAGCAAGAAATATACTTCTCGCTCAGGATACAGAAGCAAATATCCACTTACAACACATATCAACCAAAGAATCAATAGAACTCGTAAGGTGGGCAAAGAAAAAAGGTATAAAAATAACATGCGAAGTCACACCACACCATTTAGTACTCACAGAGGATAACATACTATCCCACCTAGACACAAATAAAAAAATGAATCCCCCTCTGAGAACAGAAGAAGACAGACTAGCACTCATCGAAGCACTAAAAGATGGAACAATTGACATAATAGCAACAGATCATGCACCACATACAAAGTTTGAAAAATCTCTAACTTTACAAGAAGCACCTTTCGGAACTATAGGACTCGAAACCGCTTTACCAATACTTTACACATATCTCATAAAAGAAAACCATATATCACTGCTTGATCTAGTAAGATTATTCTCATATAACCCATCCAGGATACTAAAACTCGAAAACAAAGGACATATATCCGTTGGAAGTGATGCTGACATAACAATATACAATCCAAATAATGAAACCATCATAACTGAAGAATTCTTTGTATCAAAAAGCAAAAATTCATGTTTTATAGGTATGAAGATAGCTGGAGAAGTAAAATATACTATATACAAAGGCAGAATAGTGTACCCATTTAGTTAA
- a CDS encoding CHY zinc finger protein, with the protein MTRGYFNRKTFILINGVKIFGVDIDDNSRCIHYHSDRDIVAIKFKCCRKYYSCYKCHNEMEDHNIIIWNVKDFGSKVVMCGLCGFEMSVWEYMNSNFRCPNCCACFNDGCKKHFHFYFDVS; encoded by the coding sequence ATGACAAGAGGATATTTTAATCGTAAAACTTTTATCTTGATAAATGGTGTTAAAATTTTTGGTGTTGATATTGATGATAACTCTAGATGTATTCACTATCATTCTGATAGAGATATAGTAGCAATAAAGTTCAAATGCTGTAGGAAATATTATTCCTGCTACAAGTGTCATAATGAAATGGAAGATCATAATATCATTATTTGGAATGTTAAGGATTTTGGTAGTAAAGTAGTTATGTGTGGATTATGTGGTTTTGAAATGAGTGTTTGGGAGTATATGAATTCTAATTTTAGATGCCCTAATTGTTGTGCTTGTTTTAACGATGGGTGTAAAAAGCATTTTCATTTTTACTTTGATGTGAGTTAA
- a CDS encoding tyrosine recombinase XerD, with translation MKDENRDILMSFLNYLAYDRGLSDNTVNSYRFDVTEFLEYLENEGIELNSVKPSDIDSYVSYSSKRGVSTATIARYISSIKTFFRFLVMNDIIDENPSEFVERPKISRDIPLFLSEDEVEKIKLSILNDEINDAQKVRDITIIELLFSCGLRVSELVNLRIGDVNLVNDYLTVRGKGGKQRMVPIGSVAKRYLKEYILVREKTLSKFSRNDDFLFISRLGKKISRISIWKIVKKYVKIAGLDGSVSVHTFRHSFATELLRNGADLRSVQELLGHKSILATQIYTHITDDKKFKAILNLKTVKEMGKKNDKRIF, from the coding sequence ATGAAGGATGAGAATAGGGACATATTAATGAGTTTTTTAAATTATCTTGCTTATGATAGAGGATTGTCAGATAATACTGTTAACTCTTATAGGTTTGATGTTACCGAGTTTCTTGAGTATTTAGAAAACGAAGGTATTGAACTTAATTCTGTTAAACCTTCAGACATTGATAGTTATGTTAGTTATTCATCAAAGAGAGGGGTTAGTACTGCAACCATTGCTAGATATATTTCTTCAATAAAGACATTTTTCAGATTTCTAGTTATGAATGATATTATTGATGAAAATCCTTCAGAGTTTGTTGAGAGACCTAAAATTTCAAGAGATATACCACTTTTTTTATCTGAAGATGAGGTTGAGAAGATAAAGTTATCTATTCTAAATGATGAAATTAATGATGCACAGAAGGTTAGAGATATAACGATTATAGAATTGCTTTTTTCATGTGGGCTTAGAGTTTCTGAACTTGTTAACTTAAGAATTGGTGATGTTAATTTAGTAAATGATTATTTAACGGTTAGAGGAAAGGGAGGTAAACAGAGAATGGTTCCTATAGGCAGTGTAGCAAAAAGGTATTTGAAAGAATATATACTTGTTAGAGAGAAAACCTTGAGCAAATTTTCAAGAAATGATGATTTTCTTTTTATCTCAAGGTTGGGTAAGAAAATAAGTAGGATAAGTATATGGAAGATAGTAAAAAAGTATGTTAAGATAGCTGGGCTTGATGGTAGTGTTTCGGTTCATACATTTAGGCATAGTTTTGCTACTGAGTTATTGAGAAATGGTGCAGATCTTAGATCAGTTCAAGAACTTCTTGGACATAAAAGTATTCTTGCAACACAAATATATACTCACATAACGGATGATAAGAAATTCAAAGCAATACTAAATCTAAAAACAGTCAAGGAGATGGGTAAAAAAAATGACAAGAGGATATTTTAA
- the aroF gene encoding 3-deoxy-7-phosphoheptulonate synthase: MIIVLSKEATESDIEHIIEKIKTQGLDAHISRGIEKIVIGVVGDDNKLINVPIESFRNVEQVIRVTKPYKLASRDFHPHNTVIDMGTVRIGGDELAIIAGPCSVETPEQIIYIAKEVKKYGANLLRGGAFKPRTSPYSFQGLGKEGLELLKMAKEATGLPIVTEVLDTRDVELVCEYADILQVGTRNAQNFALLKELGKIRKPVLLKRGLSMKADEWVMSAEYIMSGGNYNVILCERGIRTFETATRNTLDINIIPVMKERTHLPIIIDPSHATGKSKYVPDMALAAIAAGADGVMIEVHNDPENAWSDGDQSITPQQFAKIMEKLKPIAEIVGRKVTTVV; this comes from the coding sequence ATGATAATAGTTTTAAGTAAAGAAGCAACAGAGAGTGATATAGAGCATATAATAGAAAAAATCAAGACACAAGGACTAGATGCACATATATCCAGAGGCATTGAAAAAATAGTAATTGGTGTAGTAGGTGATGACAATAAGCTCATAAACGTCCCCATAGAGAGCTTTAGAAATGTAGAGCAAGTCATAAGAGTTACAAAACCTTATAAACTAGCAAGCAGAGATTTTCATCCACATAACACAGTCATAGATATGGGTACTGTTAGAATAGGTGGGGACGAACTTGCTATTATTGCTGGACCTTGTAGTGTTGAAACTCCCGAGCAAATTATTTATATAGCCAAGGAAGTGAAAAAATACGGCGCTAACTTATTGAGAGGTGGAGCATTTAAACCTAGAACTTCTCCTTATTCATTCCAAGGATTAGGAAAAGAAGGATTAGAACTCCTCAAAATGGCTAAAGAAGCAACAGGTTTACCTATAGTTACAGAAGTCCTTGATACTAGAGATGTCGAACTTGTATGTGAATACGCAGATATACTCCAAGTAGGTACTAGAAACGCTCAAAATTTTGCTCTACTCAAAGAATTAGGTAAAATCAGAAAACCTGTTCTTCTCAAGAGAGGACTCTCAATGAAAGCAGATGAATGGGTTATGTCAGCCGAGTATATAATGTCTGGTGGGAATTATAATGTAATTCTTTGTGAAAGAGGAATAAGGACATTTGAAACAGCAACCCGAAATACATTAGATATTAACATAATACCCGTAATGAAAGAAAGAACACACTTACCCATTATAATAGATCCAAGCCACGCAACTGGTAAATCAAAGTACGTACCAGATATGGCCTTAGCAGCAATAGCAGCAGGGGCAGATGGTGTCATGATAGAAGTACACAATGATCCAGAAAACGCTTGGTCTGACGGTGATCAATCAATAACTCCTCAACAATTCGCAAAGATAATGGAAAAACTCAAACCTATAGCAGAAATAGTAGGTAGAAAAGTAACCACAGTAGTGTAA